The genome window ACGGTGCCGAGAGGTAAGGAACTCCGCAAGGTCGCCGACAAGATGATCTCTCTGGCCAAGGAGGGGGGTCTTCATGCCAGAAGGCAGGCCTTGTCCGTAATTCGCCGTCGGGAGTTGGTTGACAGACTGTTTAACTATTGGGGTCAACAATTTGTTAACAAAAACGGCGGCTATAGCCGTCTTGTACCCATCGGTCAGCGAAGAGGTGATGCGGCCATGTTGGCCATCGTCGAGCTGGCTACGGATTCGCTTAAAAGGCCCAAGTCAACCAGCCCAAGGCCTTTGAGAGATAAAAAGAAGGCCGTTTCAAAAGAGGCGACTTCCACTTCTCGGCCATCCGATGTTGATACAAAGGAGGCCTCTGTCTCAGAGCCTGGTAGCGATCTTCAGGCCGCTGTATAAGTTTTTAGGACGGGTTTTTTGCAACAAGCTTGCTTTTTGGTTTTCTAGAAGGTCGAGTGTTTTTTTACAGTCCGTGCCACTGTAAATACATCAATGTGTTTTGTGCCAGCCTTTTTGAGAGCCAGTGCACAGGCATTTACTGTTGAGCCTGTTGTGAATATGTCGTCTATTATTGTTACAGCTTCAGGCGACGGATCTGCAGTATTTCTTGCGCAAAATGCATCCCTTACGTTTTTTATACGCTTTTGTGCGTCAAGCCCTGTTTGAGAGAGCGTCTTTTTGTTTCTTGAGATAAGCCCTGTGTATATTGGAAGATCGGGGAATATCCCCTTTGCCAGATCAAGGGCCTGGTTGAAACCCCTTTCTCTCAGCCTTGAGATGTGCAGCGGGACTGGTATCAGGAGTGTTGGATTGGATAATCCCGAAGGCCATGCCTCTAGATATCTTTTCGTCAGATTGCAAATGGTTTTCAGGGCGTATCTGTCGTCGTGAAATTTGATTTTTTTTATCAAAATGCGTATAGGGCCATCATATTCAAAGATGGCCCTGGCTGCCTTAAAGATAGGTGGATTTTTGAGGCATGCGCCGCAGATATGGTCTTCGCCGCTTAGCGAAACAAAAGGCATGCCGCATATAGTACATAGTGGATGCTCGATTTTTTTGATCTTTGAGAGGCAATCTGCGCAGAGCCCTCCTTGGTAGGCATTTTCAAGCCTTGCGCCGCATGCGGCGCAAAGGCATGGGAAAAATATCTCATCCAGGATGTTTAACGCCGCCAGCGCAATCTTTGTCAGCATATTTTGCATCAGAATAACAGACCTCGTCGATCGGCAGCAAGATCAGCCGACAATGAGGTTGTGTATCGGTTTTACATTTTACATTGCTTCAATGATGCAATCGGCGAATTCAGAGCATTTAACCTCTTTTGCGCCATCGATTTGTCTTGCAAGGTCATATGTGACCCTTTTTTTGCCGATGGCGGCCTCGATTGCGCCAAGGATCAAACCGCCTGCCTCTCTCCAGCCTATGTATTCGAGCATCATGGCGCCTGATAGGATCAGGGATCCGGGGTTTACTTTATCTAGGCCGGCATATTTAGGTGCAGTTCCGTGTGTGGCCTCGAAGACTGCAAAGCCGTCCCCGATATTTGCGCCTGGCGCCATCCCCAGACCGCCTACCTGTGCAGCGAGGGCGTCGGAGATGTAGTCGCCGTTAAGGTTTGGGGTCACGAGCACGCTGTATTCCCTAGGCCTCAGAAGTATTTGTTGGAACATCGCGTCGGCAATGCGGTCTTTGACGACGATCTTACCGTCAGGGATATCCCCACCGTAGTTATCGTGCAGATCTTGTTCGGTAATGATCACATCAGGGAATTCCCTCCGGGCAAGTTCATAGCCCCAATTTCTAAATGCCCCTTCGGTGAATTTCATAATATTCCCCTTATGCACTAGTGTGACACTGTCTCTTTTGTTGGAAATGGCATATTGAATGGCCTTTCTCATGAGTCTGTATGTACAAAATCTGCTGATGGGCTTTATGCCTATGCCGGAATCCGGCCGCACAGTCTTTCCCATTTCCTTTTTAAGGAATGTTATGATCTTTTGGGCCTCGCTCGATCCCTCTTCCCACTCGATGCCTGCATAGACATCTTCGGTGTTTTCCCTGAAGATCACCATATCTATGTCTTCAGGCCTCTTAACAGGGCTTGGTGTGCCCTTGAAGTATCTGACTGGACGTACACAGGCATAGAGATCGAGCTCTTGCCTCAATGTGACATTGAGGCTTCTTATCCCTTTGCCGACAGGGGTCGTGAGGGGACCCTTGATAGCTACAACATGTTCTTTTATGATATCAAGGGTCTCGTCAGGCAACCATTTGCCGGTTTCATTAAAGGCCTTTTCGCCGGCCAAGACCTCTCTCCATTCAATCTTCCTTTTGCCGTTATAGGCCCTTTCCACTGCGGCATTCAACACCCTATTAGTCGCCTTCCATATATCAGGGCCAACTCCATCTCCTTCAATATATGGGATCACCGGGAAGTCCGGCGTGTCCAGGCCCCTTTCAGTTATAGTTATCTTTTGTTTTGCTGGCATGCCAAGGTCTCCTTCAGAGTTTTTAGGCCTTGAAACTATACAGAAAATGGTCGATCGTCAATGATCTTGCCGCGTTTTAGCCGGTCTTTTTGCGCGCCCATCATGAACGGAATTCGTTTCAAATACTATTTTTTGCGCCTCGCTTATTTTGGAGACCAGATGGATTTTAAGCGTATCTTGGATGTAACTGGGGATCTCTTCGAGATCGGGCGCATTCCGCTTAGGGATGATTACCTCTTTTATCCCAGCCCTATGCGCAGCCAGCACCTTCTCTTTGATGCCGCCTACAGGCAAGACCAGTCCTCTCAGCGTTATCTCGCCGGTCATTGCAACTTGAGGCCTTGCATGGCGATTTGTCAGGAGAGAAATGAGTGCCATTGTGATGGCGACTCCTGCTGAAGGCCCGTCTTTCGGGATGGCGCCGGCAGGTACATGTATATGTATATCCATATCTTTAAGGTTCTCACTGGGCACCTTCAATTGCACCGCCTTGGCCTTTATATAGCTAAGGGCGGTTTGTGCAGATTCTTTCATTACATCACCAAGTTTACCTGTGAGGATGAGCTTCCCAGATCCATTCATTTTGGTGGCTTCAA of Dissulfurimicrobium hydrothermale contains these proteins:
- the rplQ gene encoding 50S ribosomal protein L17, whose product is MRHRRQTRKLGVKTAHRIAMLRNMVSSLLEHGRIVTTVPRGKELRKVADKMISLAKEGGLHARRQALSVIRRRELVDRLFNYWGQQFVNKNGGYSRLVPIGQRRGDAAMLAIVELATDSLKRPKSTSPRPLRDKKKAVSKEATSTSRPSDVDTKEASVSEPGSDLQAAV
- a CDS encoding ComF family protein, translating into MLTKIALAALNILDEIFFPCLCAACGARLENAYQGGLCADCLSKIKKIEHPLCTICGMPFVSLSGEDHICGACLKNPPIFKAARAIFEYDGPIRILIKKIKFHDDRYALKTICNLTKRYLEAWPSGLSNPTLLIPVPLHISRLRERGFNQALDLAKGIFPDLPIYTGLISRNKKTLSQTGLDAQKRIKNVRDAFCARNTADPSPEAVTIIDDIFTTGSTVNACALALKKAGTKHIDVFTVARTVKKHSTF
- the icd gene encoding isocitrate dehydrogenase (NADP(+)), translating into MPAKQKITITERGLDTPDFPVIPYIEGDGVGPDIWKATNRVLNAAVERAYNGKRKIEWREVLAGEKAFNETGKWLPDETLDIIKEHVVAIKGPLTTPVGKGIRSLNVTLRQELDLYACVRPVRYFKGTPSPVKRPEDIDMVIFRENTEDVYAGIEWEEGSSEAQKIITFLKKEMGKTVRPDSGIGIKPISRFCTYRLMRKAIQYAISNKRDSVTLVHKGNIMKFTEGAFRNWGYELARREFPDVIITEQDLHDNYGGDIPDGKIVVKDRIADAMFQQILLRPREYSVLVTPNLNGDYISDALAAQVGGLGMAPGANIGDGFAVFEATHGTAPKYAGLDKVNPGSLILSGAMMLEYIGWREAGGLILGAIEAAIGKKRVTYDLARQIDGAKEVKCSEFADCIIEAM